In Pseudodesulfovibrio sp. JC047, one DNA window encodes the following:
- a CDS encoding NapC/NirT family cytochrome c has product MHPHNKPSLKGKRWWPGILVGVFLTAVCVLASGFMIEVTNTDSFCVTCHVMQPFRTAWTNAPHGGANEKGVVAQCVDCHLPHGDFVEYVSAKAYTGTRDILLNMTIDPENYAWIERLRSRREFTYDNACRRCHQNLTPTGMKTSGILAHRQYLLGTLDKHCVDCHEHVGHKNMITEIKTFYGK; this is encoded by the coding sequence ATGCATCCTCATAACAAACCGTCCCTCAAGGGCAAACGCTGGTGGCCGGGAATACTCGTGGGAGTTTTTCTGACCGCGGTCTGTGTGCTTGCCTCGGGCTTCATGATCGAGGTGACGAACACCGACTCCTTTTGTGTGACGTGTCATGTCATGCAGCCTTTCAGGACCGCATGGACAAATGCACCACATGGTGGAGCCAATGAAAAAGGGGTCGTGGCTCAATGTGTTGACTGCCATCTGCCACATGGTGATTTCGTCGAGTATGTGAGTGCCAAGGCTTACACCGGCACTCGCGACATACTCCTGAACATGACCATCGATCCGGAAAATTATGCATGGATTGAACGGCTCCGTTCTCGTCGGGAATTTACCTACGACAACGCCTGTCGCCGGTGTCATCAGAATTTGACACCCACGGGGATGAAGACCTCCGGAATTTTGGCCCATAGGCAATACCTGTTGGGGACGTTGGATAAACACTGTGTGGATTGCCATGAGCATGTGGGCCACAAAAACATGATAACGGAAATCAAGACGTTTTATGGCAAGTAA
- a CDS encoding multiheme c-type cytochrome: MKRNVVSALIAGLFSLLLPAVGLAQGQTQKTEGIELETQTLLVHRGYTEAAKQCIECHSKETPGIIENWKNGKMGHATVSCYDCHVVEKDSPMASQCEGLKGTDIYTSPMVSSKTCSKCHPREVEQFLKSGHAHLAGRPVLDIPKFQTLMYTNEGGMILGLEKGSGPNMASRAAGCQMCHGTKVELGADNKPINNTWPGGVGTRYPDGSIGTCTVCHTRHQFSVSEARKPEACASCHLGPDHPNIEIYHESKHGQMYLAHGEKWNFEAAPDTWEPGDYDAPTCAVCHMAGIGELSTTHNVNERLKWDLMHPRSELRKNERGDGEKGDKLMRKVCKSCHSSMHTNNQRDLLDNAVSLYNAYWDKAVSMKKDLKAKGLLKKDPWKDGFQELMYYLWHHTGRRARQGTAMNGPDYSHWHGFFQVFQVYKDMEDIYNHRIKTGKIEDLSTVMNSGPL, from the coding sequence ATGAAGAGAAACGTTGTTTCAGCCCTGATCGCCGGGCTTTTCAGTCTTCTTCTACCCGCTGTGGGCTTGGCTCAAGGCCAGACCCAAAAGACAGAGGGTATCGAGTTGGAGACGCAGACATTGTTGGTCCATCGGGGATATACCGAAGCGGCCAAACAATGCATTGAGTGTCATTCGAAAGAGACACCTGGCATCATTGAAAATTGGAAAAATGGAAAGATGGGACACGCCACGGTTTCCTGCTACGACTGTCATGTCGTTGAAAAGGATTCCCCCATGGCGAGCCAGTGTGAAGGCCTGAAAGGGACGGATATCTATACGTCGCCCATGGTGTCTTCAAAGACGTGTTCCAAGTGTCACCCCCGTGAGGTCGAGCAGTTCCTGAAGTCGGGACACGCGCACCTTGCCGGACGGCCAGTGTTGGATATCCCCAAGTTTCAGACGCTCATGTACACCAACGAGGGCGGCATGATTTTGGGTCTTGAGAAGGGGTCGGGACCGAACATGGCCTCCCGGGCTGCCGGCTGCCAGATGTGTCACGGAACCAAGGTTGAACTCGGTGCGGATAACAAACCGATCAACAACACCTGGCCGGGTGGCGTGGGAACTCGCTATCCCGATGGCTCCATCGGTACCTGCACGGTCTGTCATACCCGCCATCAGTTCTCGGTGTCCGAAGCTCGGAAACCCGAGGCGTGCGCATCCTGCCATCTTGGCCCGGATCATCCCAATATTGAGATTTATCACGAATCGAAACATGGGCAGATGTATCTCGCTCATGGTGAAAAGTGGAACTTCGAGGCCGCTCCCGATACGTGGGAACCGGGCGATTACGATGCACCGACCTGTGCGGTCTGTCATATGGCCGGTATCGGTGAATTGAGCACCACGCATAACGTGAACGAGCGGCTGAAGTGGGATCTTATGCATCCTCGCAGTGAGCTTCGCAAGAACGAGCGCGGTGATGGAGAAAAGGGTGACAAACTCATGCGCAAGGTGTGCAAGAGCTGTCATAGTTCCATGCATACCAATAACCAGCGGGATCTTTTGGATAACGCGGTCTCTCTGTACAATGCGTATTGGGACAAGGCCGTGAGCATGAAGAAGGATCTCAAGGCCAAGGGGTTGCTCAAGAAAGACCCGTGGAAAGACGGATTTCAGGAGTTGATGTACTATCTGTGGCATCACACTGGCCGTCGAGCCAGACAGGGAACCGCCATGAATGGTCCCGACTATTCGCATTGGCATGGTTTCTTCCAGGTGTTCCAGGTCTATAAGGATATGGAAGACATCTATAACCACCGTATCAAAACAGGAAAGATCGAGGACCTGTCTACCGTGATGAATTCAGGACCACTCTAG